The stretch of DNA TATCATGGCCCATAGAAAAAAGCCAAAAGAGAGGATTAGTATCGGCCAATCCCCTAAGAGCACCCAGGGCGTGCTGCCAGTCGCCGGATAGATGGACGCGCGGAGCAGACCGGCATTAAAAGCGGGAAGCGAGGTCACTATGTCCCCTCGCGTATTAATGACGGACGATAATCCATCATTGTTCGAGACAACCTGGTATCTTCCGGTTTGCAGGGAGCGTACCTGGGCAATCTGTTGTTGCTGATACATGGCGAGCGAGTGTCCAAACCAGCCATCATCACTGATAGAAACAATCCACTCCGCATGGGGAAACTGCTTTCGAAGCAATTCTCCATAGGCCAGTTCATAGCAAATAAGCGTGGCGACAGGATGCTTATGAACTCTGATTAAGGATTGCGCGTTTTTTCCTGGCTTTAAATTGGCGTCAGGGATCTGTAACCAATTCATCAATGGCTGAAATATAGCAGGTATATATTCTCCAAATGGAACTAAATGCTGCTTTAGATAAAACCCCTGAGCCTCGCCCAGACTGATTAATGCATTGAAATAGTCGTCGGCGTCGATTTTAGTGGGTTCTGGTATCCCCAAAAGAATTCCACTGCCTGCGTTTTTTGCTTTTTCCCTTAAGTCATCAAGAAAGTCACTTATATAGGAAGAGGGGAGCGGAATAGCCGATTCCGGCATCACAATTAGCTCTGTACCAAGTAAACTGATAATATCTTTCTGATAGCGATCAAGAAGTTTCCAGAACAGCGTCTCATCCCACTTGTCGCGCATGGACAAATTGGCCTGAATGACGCCAATGGACACCGGCGTGCTCGATACATGGACCCACTCAATGGGTTTTAATGCAAGCGGAGTCAGAATAATTGAAACAAACAACACAAGATAAGTCAGTTGTTTTCTTGGCTCAACGCCGAATGCACAAACCAGCAGCGTGGCAGCAAACACAGTCAGAAAGCTAGCCCCATAAACCCCTAAAACAGGTAAGAGGTATTTAACCGGTGCATCAAATTGACCGAATCCAAGCAGAAGCCAGGGAAAGCCGCTTAAAATGGAAGCACGCAGAAATTCGCTGATGACCCAAAGTGCACTGAAGAATAATCCTGAAGTAATTGTGGGACGTTTAATTGAAAAATAGTTAAAGACAAGAGCAAGCAATGCAGGAAAGAATGATAAATACAGGATGAAAAGCAGGGTGATTAATCCTGAGAGCACTGGATGTAGATGACCATATTCGTGAATGCTGACATAAATCCAGGACACCCCAAGCCCAAAGAAGCCCAGGCCGAAAAATAATCCACGCAGAAAACCAGACCCTGTGGAATGTGCACAGAGTCCATAATAGAAGAGAGCCACACCCAGAATCGCCATGCCCGGTATATGAAAGGGAGCAAATCCCAGCGGTAATAACAAGCCGAATATGAAAAATTTGAAGTAATGCATCCAGGTTAATTTTTTTGTGGTTTCAATCTGCAGTGGCTCAAAGGAGACGGCGCTGGTCATGACAGAGTTTCATTAAATGAAAGAACGATAGGATACTAAAGCTCAAAGGTCAACAAGATCACCAGAAAGAATACGATAAATTTTTTTTATTTAGATATTTGACTCTTATATTGAGAAAAATTCTTATGAAGAACTTCCAAAGGAGGTTTGGCTGTCTATACTTGATTTGTTTTAAATCATTTTTTCCGAGTTGTAATCGCTACATAAAAATCGTTTTTTTTCAAGGTATGCAAACCGGTTTTATTTGTGTAGGATGACAACTGTTTTCTAACGGAAGGGAATAACTATGTATAATGTTATGATTACAGGTGCAGGTAAAATCGGAAGTCTCATCGCTTGTTTACTAGCAAGCAGCAAGGATTATCAGATTCACCTGGCAGATTTGGAATTTTCTGGTACCGATGTAACGCGCTTGCTGCAAACAATGCCGCAGGTTAAGACGGTAGCGTTAGACGTTACCGATGAAGAGTCAACCCAATCCTACATCGAAAAAAATAAAATCATTGCGGTCATTTCAAGCCTCCCTTATTTTCTCAATACCCATGTCGCCAGAGCGGCAAAACTGGCAAAAGCCCATTACTTTGATTTGACTGAAGATACCTCAGTTACCGATGCTGTAAAGCGAATTGCCGAGGGAGCAGAAACAGCGTTTGTGCCTCAGTGTGGATTGGCTCCTGGTTTTATCAGCATCGCTGCGAACAGCCTGATGCAGGAGTTCGATGAATGCTTTCATGCCAAGCTTCGTGTAGGTGCATTACCACAACGCGCTAATAATGCTTTTCATTATTCTTTAACCTGGTCTACCGACGGTGTAATCAATGAGTATGGAAATCCATGCTTTGGCATCGAAGCGGGTAAACCGGTTGTCATGCAACCTTTGGAAGGACTTGAGTCAATACAAATCGACGGCTGTGAATACGAAGCTTTTAACACATCCGGAGGATTGGGAAGTCTGGCTGATTTGTATAAAAATAAAATTCAGACTTTGAATTACAAAACGATGCGATATCCAGGGCATTGTGAAAAAATGCGCCTGCTGATGAATGATCTGAAACTCAACGAGGACCGAGGCACATTAAAACGAATTCTCGAAAAGGCCATCCCGAAGACCTATCAGGACATTGTGATTGTGTATGTAACTGTTGAGGGAATAAAGCATGGTGAGTTAACTGAAAAGAGCTATGTTAAAAAGGTATACCCGGAAACTATTTTAGATTTGGAATGGTCTGCTATTCAAGTCAGCACTGCTGCGGGAGTATGCGCCGTAGTTGACCTGGTTTTAGGACAGGCAAATGAATATCACGGCCTGGTGCTCCAGGAAAAATTCCGCCTCGCGGATGTGCTGTCCAATCGTTTTGGTAAATATTACGCTTAGGAGTAAATAATCGATGGATTTTTTGAAGCATTTAGGTATTCAGGATACGAATGCCGGCGCTTATAGCGGCCAGGGTTGGCAGAGTGAATGCAGAGCAGAGAAGCTGATTTCCTACTCTCCAGCTACTGGAGAAAAAATTGCAGAGGTTGCTACCTGTTCAAGTGATGACTATCAGAAGATTATGAGTCGAGCTGAGGCTGCTGCCCTGGCATGGCGTCAGTATCCTGCACCGAAGCGAGGAGAAATTATTCGCCAGATGGGACAGGCTTTGCGAGAACATAAAGACTGGCTTGGAAGTCTCGTTTCTCTGGAGATGGGTAAATCCAAACAGGAAGGCGACGGTGAAGTCCAGGAGATGATTGATATCGCAGATTTTGCGGTGGGCCAATCGCGTATGCTTTATGGTAATACTATGCACTCTGAACGTCCAAACCATCGGATGTATGAGCAATGGCATCCCTACGGAATTGTCGGTGTTATTTCAGCCTTCAATTTTCCTGTAGCGGTGTGGTCCTGGAATGCCTTTCTTGCAGCTATCTGCGGTAATGTGACTCTCTGGAAGCCTTCTGCAAAAACGCCTCTTTGCGCGATTGCTGTGCAGAATATTTGTAATAAGGTATTAAAAGAAAATAATTGCCCGGAAATTTTTTCGCTGATTATTCCGTCCAGTCATGATGTAGTCGACATGATGGTTGAGGATAAACGAATCCCCCTGGTTTCATTTACTGGTTCTACCGCAGTAGGTAAAACAGTGGCTGCGAAAGTCGCTGCTCGCCTTGGGAAAACCATTCTGGAACTTGGCGGCAATAATGCAATCATTCTGGATGAGTCAGCAGACCTTAACCTTGCGATTCCCGGAATAGTATTTGGTGCTGTTGGAACTGCAGGCCAGCGATGTACAACAACCAGACGCTTGTTTGTACATCAGTCTATGTACAAGGAAGTAGTTCGCAGACTGCAGCATGCTTATGAGCAAATAACCATTGGCGATCCACTCAACCCTGATAATCTGATGGGGCCTTTGATCGACGAACAGGCGGTTTCTCAATTTTGCCAGGCCATTGCGCGTGTTAAAAAAGCCGGCGGGCAAATAGTCGCTGGTGGAGAAAGCCTGAATCGAAAAGGATATTTCGTACAGCCTACACTGGTAACCGACGTGCAGAACAGCTGGGATGTGGTTCAGGAAGAAACCTTCGCGCCTATTTTATACGTCATGCCATTTAGCAGCATAGAAGAAGCCATTGAACTGCAAAACAGTGTTCCTCAGGGGCTTTCCTCGTCTATGTTTACACAAAATCTCAAGCACGCGGAGCGTTTCCTGAGTGCAATGGGAAGCGACTGCGGGATAGCCAATATCAATATTGGCACTTCAGGTGCTGAAATTGGTGGAGCTTTTGGCGGTGAAAAAGAAACAGGCGGCGGCAGAGAGTCTGGTTCTGATTCCTGGAAAGCTTATATGCGTCGTCAGACCAATACGATTAACTGGGGTAATGATCTACCGCTTGCCCAGGGGATAAAATTTAATTTATCCTGAAACTCTTCAATAGCCGTATCATGCTTGAGAGTCTGTCAACTTTCTCCCGACAGGCTCTGATATGGCTGGCAGTTTATAGCTTTCAATCGGCCGTTAGGTCATAACTAAACCCATATAAAAGGATATGATTATGCAGGAACCATTTTATATAAAAAAAATTGCAGTTTTGGGTGCCGGAGTCATGGGGGCGCAAATTGCTGCTCATTGTGTTAATGCCGGCATTTCCTGTCTATTATATGATTTGGCAGCAAAAGACACTAACAAGAACAGTATTGTCGATAAAGCGATTGCCAATCTGGTTAAGTTAAAACCTGCTCCATTGGGAACTGCCAAAACTGCTGCGCTTTTACAGGCGAGAAATTATGATGAGCATCTTGAAGACCTTAAATCCTGCGATTTAATTATTGAAGCAATTGCTGAAAGAATGGACTGGAAAGAGTCGCTTTATCAAAAAATCGCACCGTTTGTGGGTGACAAAACGGTTTTGGTGAGTAATACCTCCGGTTTGAGCATTAATGCGTTGGCTGAGGTATTGCCCGCGTCATTACGAGAGCGTTTTTGCGGTGTTCATTTTTTTAACCCGCCGCGCTATATGCATCTCGCAGAATTAATTCCTGCGACTACTACCTCCAATACCTTATTAACTCATCTGGAAACCTGGTTAACCAGCTACCTGGGCAAAGGGGTTGTTCACGCAAAAGATACTCCCAATTTTATCGCAAACCGCATTGGAGTTTTCTCTTTATTGGCTACACTGCACCATGCTGAAGCAATGCAGATTGGGTTGGACGAAGTAGATGCCATTACCGGCTCATTATTAGGCCGTCCCAAATCCGCGACATTTCGGACAATGGATGTGGTGGGTTTAGACACAATGAAACATGTGGTTCATACCATGTATGAGCAATTGAAAGATGATCCCTGGCATGACAGCTTTGTGTTGCCTGCCTGGTTAGAAAAAATGATCGAGCAGGGACATCTGGGTCAGAAAAGCGGACAGGGCATTTATCGTAAACCCGGAAAAGTGATCGAAGTGTTTGACAGGCAAACAGAGGAATACCGTCCAGCCGGCGGCGAAATTAGTTCTGAATTAAAGTCAATTATGTCTGAACGCGATCCACAAAAACGAATGAGCGGCTTACTTTCCTCAAAAGATCGACAGGCCCAGTTTTTGGCTGCCTGCTTTCTCGATTTATTCCATTATTGCGCCTATCATCTTGAATCGATTGCCAATAACGTTCGCGATGTGGATCTTGCCATTCGCTGGGGATTTGGTTGGGCTCAGGGGCCTTTTGAAACCTGGCAGCAGTCTGGCCTTGAATCTATGATTACAGCGATTAAGGATGCGATATCCAAAGGATCGTCAATGAGCAAGGCGGAGTTGCCTGCATGGCTTTCCAGAGTCCATCAGTTTTATCATGAAGGGGGCGCCTTCTCACCTCAAAGCATGAGCTTTATCCCTCGCAGCTCGCTTTCTGTCTACCACAAGCAATATTTTCCGGAGCTCGTATTAACTGAGCATCCCGCACAACTGGACAAATTATATGAAAATGAAGGCCTGAGCTTATCCCGCTTCAAAAATGATATCGGCTTAATTTCCTTCAAAAGCAAGGCGAATACGATTGGTCAGGCAGTTCTGGATGGCATGGCGGCTGCTATGGACATTGCTGAAAGGCATTGTAGAGGCGTGATTGTATATCAGCAGGATGCATCCAATTTTAGTTCAGGAGCCGACTTAAAAGGGGTTGGGGGATTGATTCAGAAAAATGATTTTGCTGCTTTGGAAACGATGCTTAAGCAATTTCAACAGACCGTACTACGGTTAAAATACAGCCCAATCCCTGTGGTTGCTGCATTAAGAGGGCGTGCTCTGGGCGGTGGATGTGAATTGATTATGCATTGCGATGCAGTGGTCGCTGCATTTGAATCCTATCCTGGGTTGGTGGAGGCAGGAGTCGGCTTGATTCCAGCGGGTGGTGGAACAAAAGAAATGGCAATGCGAGCTGCCGAGAAAGCGCAGGATGCCGATCTGCTCTTATTTCTCAGCGCTTATTTTCAGCAAATCGCAACAGCCACTGTGGGTGCAAGTGCTGCTGATGCTCAACAACTGGGCTATCTGAAACACACAGATACCTGGGTCATGAATAGTCATGAAGTATTATATGCTGCATTGTCGCGTGTTGAAGCAATGTTAGCATCCAACTATCAACCGCCTATTCGGGGTGCTGTTTTCAAAGTTGCAGGAAGAGAGGGGTATGCCCGATTACAAGCCGGGTTGATTAACTGGCTGGAAGGCGGCTTTATTTCCAAATATGATTATTATCTCGCAAGTCAGCTCGCATCGGCTATCTGCGGTGGAGATGTGAATAATGGCAC from Legionella quinlivanii encodes:
- the lnt gene encoding apolipoprotein N-acyltransferase, producing the protein MTSAVSFEPLQIETTKKLTWMHYFKFFIFGLLLPLGFAPFHIPGMAILGVALFYYGLCAHSTGSGFLRGLFFGLGFFGLGVSWIYVSIHEYGHLHPVLSGLITLLFILYLSFFPALLALVFNYFSIKRPTITSGLFFSALWVISEFLRASILSGFPWLLLGFGQFDAPVKYLLPVLGVYGASFLTVFAATLLVCAFGVEPRKQLTYLVLFVSIILTPLALKPIEWVHVSSTPVSIGVIQANLSMRDKWDETLFWKLLDRYQKDIISLLGTELIVMPESAIPLPSSYISDFLDDLREKAKNAGSGILLGIPEPTKIDADDYFNALISLGEAQGFYLKQHLVPFGEYIPAIFQPLMNWLQIPDANLKPGKNAQSLIRVHKHPVATLICYELAYGELLRKQFPHAEWIVSISDDGWFGHSLAMYQQQQIAQVRSLQTGRYQVVSNNDGLSSVINTRGDIVTSLPAFNAGLLRASIYPATGSTPWVLLGDWPILILSFGFFLWAMISGFPKKQHQ
- a CDS encoding saccharopine dehydrogenase family protein; protein product: MYNVMITGAGKIGSLIACLLASSKDYQIHLADLEFSGTDVTRLLQTMPQVKTVALDVTDEESTQSYIEKNKIIAVISSLPYFLNTHVARAAKLAKAHYFDLTEDTSVTDAVKRIAEGAETAFVPQCGLAPGFISIAANSLMQEFDECFHAKLRVGALPQRANNAFHYSLTWSTDGVINEYGNPCFGIEAGKPVVMQPLEGLESIQIDGCEYEAFNTSGGLGSLADLYKNKIQTLNYKTMRYPGHCEKMRLLMNDLKLNEDRGTLKRILEKAIPKTYQDIVIVYVTVEGIKHGELTEKSYVKKVYPETILDLEWSAIQVSTAAGVCAVVDLVLGQANEYHGLVLQEKFRLADVLSNRFGKYYA
- a CDS encoding aldehyde dehydrogenase family protein, with translation MDFLKHLGIQDTNAGAYSGQGWQSECRAEKLISYSPATGEKIAEVATCSSDDYQKIMSRAEAAALAWRQYPAPKRGEIIRQMGQALREHKDWLGSLVSLEMGKSKQEGDGEVQEMIDIADFAVGQSRMLYGNTMHSERPNHRMYEQWHPYGIVGVISAFNFPVAVWSWNAFLAAICGNVTLWKPSAKTPLCAIAVQNICNKVLKENNCPEIFSLIIPSSHDVVDMMVEDKRIPLVSFTGSTAVGKTVAAKVAARLGKTILELGGNNAIILDESADLNLAIPGIVFGAVGTAGQRCTTTRRLFVHQSMYKEVVRRLQHAYEQITIGDPLNPDNLMGPLIDEQAVSQFCQAIARVKKAGGQIVAGGESLNRKGYFVQPTLVTDVQNSWDVVQEETFAPILYVMPFSSIEEAIELQNSVPQGLSSSMFTQNLKHAERFLSAMGSDCGIANINIGTSGAEIGGAFGGEKETGGGRESGSDSWKAYMRRQTNTINWGNDLPLAQGIKFNLS
- a CDS encoding 3-hydroxyacyl-CoA dehydrogenase/enoyl-CoA hydratase family protein, with the protein product MQEPFYIKKIAVLGAGVMGAQIAAHCVNAGISCLLYDLAAKDTNKNSIVDKAIANLVKLKPAPLGTAKTAALLQARNYDEHLEDLKSCDLIIEAIAERMDWKESLYQKIAPFVGDKTVLVSNTSGLSINALAEVLPASLRERFCGVHFFNPPRYMHLAELIPATTTSNTLLTHLETWLTSYLGKGVVHAKDTPNFIANRIGVFSLLATLHHAEAMQIGLDEVDAITGSLLGRPKSATFRTMDVVGLDTMKHVVHTMYEQLKDDPWHDSFVLPAWLEKMIEQGHLGQKSGQGIYRKPGKVIEVFDRQTEEYRPAGGEISSELKSIMSERDPQKRMSGLLSSKDRQAQFLAACFLDLFHYCAYHLESIANNVRDVDLAIRWGFGWAQGPFETWQQSGLESMITAIKDAISKGSSMSKAELPAWLSRVHQFYHEGGAFSPQSMSFIPRSSLSVYHKQYFPELVLTEHPAQLDKLYENEGLSLSRFKNDIGLISFKSKANTIGQAVLDGMAAAMDIAERHCRGVIVYQQDASNFSSGADLKGVGGLIQKNDFAALETMLKQFQQTVLRLKYSPIPVVAALRGRALGGGCELIMHCDAVVAAFESYPGLVEAGVGLIPAGGGTKEMAMRAAEKAQDADLLLFLSAYFQQIATATVGASAADAQQLGYLKHTDTWVMNSHEVLYAALSRVEAMLASNYQPPIRGAVFKVAGREGYARLQAGLINWLEGGFISKYDYYLASQLASAICGGDVNNGTMVNEDWMLKLEREAFMNLARNPLTHARISSLLETGKPLRN